The stretch of DNA CGCCGTAGAATCCCTCGCCAGTGAAAATGCAGCTCGCCTTGCATCCATGCAAGCTGCCGAAAAAAATATCGAAGAGCGACTGGGTGATCTCCAGGCCAACTATCGTCAGCAACGACAAAATTCCATTACCGAAGAACTCTTAGACATCGTTTCTGGGTTTGAAGCCCTCAACCCCAACCGTACCCGTTAGTAACAACACCCAAACATCTAACCCACACAAACTTGATTACGTCCACTGCGTTTGGCGCGGTAACAAGCCTGATCTGCCTGGGCCATCAAATCATCCACGGAAGGCAAAGGAGCCGATTCTGACGTGAGCAAAATTAAACCAATGCTGATCGTGATCTGAAAGATTTCTTGTTGCCAAGTAAACGTGTAGTTTTTGAGAACGCTGACGATCGCCTCTGCAATGGAAAGACCATTTTCTAGGGTGCAATTCCGCAATAGCAGGGCAAATTCGTCACCCCCGACCCGGGCAACTTGGTCTTCAGCGCGGACCTGTTGGGCAAGTAAATGGGCAATATCCCGCAGGAGGACATCGCCAGCATTGTGACCGACGGTGTCATTGACGGGCTTGAAATGATCCAGGTCGCAAAACAGCAATACATGGCTGGCTAAACCAGAATTTGCTTCACTCCGGGCTTGTTCTAAGGTGGCAAAAAAGGCCCGCCGATTTAACAAATCCGTCAACGGATCATGGCTGGCCTGGTAGCTATTGATGACTGCTTGGCGACGCTCGGCTAATTCCTCGGCGGTGACCAATAACAGGAAAGATTCGTTGAATAATAACAAAATAAGGGCAATGGTTAAGACCAACTGAGGTGTGTAGGATTTTTTAGCCCAAATTAAAGCTTCAGTGGGCTGAATTTGGAGTTGCCAAGTGCGCCCCCAGTAACGAATGGGTACAGTAATGGGCTCGGTTTCGGTGGTGGCGATCTCTCCGAGATCCGCTTTGCGGTGCGCCGTTGGATTGGGTGGATCTAACTGGTCAAGATTAAGGGTCTGACCCGATTCTGTAGTGTAGAGCAAGGCCACCCGTAAATTTTGTTGCTGGGCGCAGGTGCCGACTGAAAAAACTTCCGCCAAGAGATTATCCAAGCGGTAAACACCCACCGCAAACCCCCGCACCGATTCTCCTTGTGAATTGACCGGTAGCAGCACGAGGATACTCCGTTGTCCATTGGTGTCTTGGAGCAAGGTCAGGGGTTCTGTGGCATAGGCTTGGCCGGTTTCCATGCTGTTGATAACTGCCGCTGCCCGTTGGGGATCCGATTGAATATCAAAGCCTTGGACGATTCGATGTTTTTCATTAAAGGGTTCGATAAACTGCACGACCGCGTAGGAAGGCCGTTTTTGGGCCGGAATTAGTTCGCCATTGGGGAGCCGTTCAGTAATTTGAAAATCGTCTGGTATCAAGGGATCGAGCCGTTGCTGGGCCTCGAAGGCTTGGCGTTCTGCATCAAGGACCAATGGATTCCAAGAGAGGGCAGATAAACCCGGCAGGCGCTCTAAACTGTGGCGGGTAAAGGTGCGAAATTCGCTGGCTGTAACGGTTTCGCTAGAGAGGATAAAACTTTCAACACCTTGGAGGGCTTCGGTATGGCGGGTTAGATTTTTCTCGAATTGGTACGCCATATTTTGGGCACATTCTTGTAACTCTAGGCGAATCCGTTGTGTTTCAAAGGCGTAAATTTGGTCGTAGGCGATCGCCGCCATAATCATCAACAGGAGAGACGGAAAAAGTACCTTTGTGCGACGTCCCTGCCACTGATACTGCATCGTGGGGAGAAACATCAAAGTTGCTGGGGTAAACACAATGATTCCCAAAACATCGCCAGCCCACCAGGTAAAGGCAGAAAAAGGAATTTGGCTAGCGGTGATTTCCCCAAAAAAATATTGAGCGTAGGCTCCCACACTACTGCCCAGGAGACTACAAACTGGCCCCATTACAATCAAGAAAGGCAAAATTTCCTTGGGATGACGCAGGGCGGGAGTAACCCCAGAGATGCGACGGCCACACCAAGCTGCGAGGGCTATTTGCAAAGTCGATCCAGCCGCTAAAGTCAGCGCTAAAGGCAGATGCCAATCGCTTAAAACCCCATCGACTAGTACAGACCCCAGAGCGATCGCCGGTAGGTAACGGTATCCATGGGCCAAAACAATGGCGATCGCCAAGCTCGCCGCAGGCCAGAAGGGAAAAGATAGACTTAAACCCTGGGCGAGATAACTTGTGCTGAGGCCGATCCCTGCATAAGCTAATGTCAGAGCAACACTGCGCCATAATAATTTTGTTCGAGCCTTCACCCTGAAAAAGGTCTCCCTGTGCCGTGGAATGGAACTTTTAAAATCAATGCCAAAACGAAAGCAACGCTAACAGACATTAATTATATGGCTTACTGGATAGCTAAGTGTTTATTTTTCTGTTTGCTCTGGCCTGCATCGGATTGATTGTTGCTAGAAAAATATCGAGGCGATCGCCAAAAGACCTAGTCTTAAAATTCCTTGAAGAATTTCTGCGGAAATCACCGTAGTGAACTAAGTTTCCAATAATGTCGTGGAAATGATTATCATTAAAAATGTCTTCTCAATTGATAATCAATGTAAAAAAATCTCAGTAAATTTTGTCCCATGAGAAGTATGAAAAATCTTAAATTTTGCATGACTAAATTAATCTGCTAATTTCTGCCAAACGGAATTTACATAATATTTTTGTTGATCTGAAAAAGTATGTAGTACCCGAAAGTGATGCTGCTCCGCCAGTTCCTTAATCTGCTTGCGGGAATATTTCCGGGAGGTTTCCATGTGAATCGCCTCCCATGCCTCAAAAATATAACTCTGGGACAGTTTATTGAGAGTAACGGTTTGGGTACAGGTACTAACGAGATAACTTTGTGCCTCGCCGGTGAGGGGATGATAAATGGGGCAATGTTGAAAATGATCCAGTTGAAAATCACCCTCTAGTTCTCGATTAATTCGTTCGAGTAAATTGAGGTTAAAAGCACGGGTCACTCCCTGGCTATCGTCGTAGGCTTTGAGGATAATTTGGGGATCTTTCATCAGGTCAAAACCAAACATGATCAAGTCGCCTGGATCAAGATTGCGGGTAATATTTTGCAGAAAATCAGCGGTTTCTTGGTCTGAAAGATTACCAATGGTTGAACCTAAGAATAATAAAATCTTGCGCCGACTTAAATCATGATCCAGAAAATCGGTATGAAAATAATCTCCTTGAATTGGGGCGATGGTTAGATTGGGTAAATCAGCCTGAATGGTCTCTGTTAAATGAGTCAGAATATTTTCAGAAATATCGACGGGGGCATAGATAAAATCAACAGCTTGACTTAGAAAGTAATCAAGTAAAATCTTGGTTTTTGAACCATCCCCAGCACCTAATTCTACCAGGGTAAACGGTTGGCGATCGCCATAAAATAAGTCTAGGATATGTTGCTTTTGGGTTAAAAAGATTTCCCGCTCACAACGGGTTAAATAATATTCATCTAAGGTCATAATTTGCTGAAATAAAGCATCACCTTGGGCATCATAAAAATATTTACAAGGTAAACTTTTAGGATAGTGAGATAAGCCCCGGTGGACATCTAAAGCAAAGGAATTAAGGGTTAAATTTTGACTGGGCATAACATTTTGAATTAATAAAAATAAAAAAACGGCAAAATTCCTGTGGTTTAGCAATGTTCCGCAAGGCGTAAACCGGAAAATTGCCAACGCATTTGTGGGTGAAAAAAGTTACGGTATGTGGGTCGGATATGTTCCCTTAAGGTCGCACAGGAACCACCCCGGAGTACCATCTGATTCACCATAAATTTACCGTTATATTCCCCTAGGGCACCCGCCGGAATTTCATAGTACGGATAGGGACAATAGGGACTACTGGTCCATTCCCAAACATCCCCATAAAATTGTTGACTGTGTTGTGTTCGTGGTTGGGGATGCAGTTGCTGAGAATTCAAAAAATTAGCAGTTTGAGGAATCTCAGGTTCGGATAAATTGCAAGCCACTTCCCACTCGAATTCCGTGGGTAGACGTTTTCCGGCCCACCGGGCAAAGGCATCCGCTTCGTAGAAACTAATGTGGGTGACGGGAGCGTCCCAATAGAGGGCTTCATAACCATGCAATGTGTAGTGGCACCAACCTTGCTGCTCTAGGCTCTGATCCAAGTGCCAATATAGGGGAGCTGTGAGGTTTTCTGTCTGGATCCATTCCCAACCTTCCATGAGCCAATATTGGGGATTTTGATAGCCGCCAGATTCGATAAATTCTCGGTATTCACCGCAAGTAATTAGACGGTCGAGGATGCGGTACTGATGCAAAAAAACTTGATGTCTCCCCCGTTCATTATCAAAATAAAATGAGTCACCTTGATGGCCAATTTTATAGATACCTTCAGGAATTTCTAAATAATGTTGTGGTGGATTTGATGTTGATGTATGGGGTGTTTGTTGGGTCTCCAAAGGAGATTTGGTTACATAGGCCGGAAACAAAGGATTATGACCGAGAATATATTTTAAGTCGTATAACAATAGTTCTTGGTGTTGCTGTTCGTGGTGGATACCGAGGGTAATTGTTTCGTAGATTTGTTCCTGTTCAGGCAAATCAAACGCTTCGATATCCAGTAATAATGTTTCGAGAGATTGATCAACAGCATGACGGTATTCGATAATTTCAGCGACCGTTGGCCGTGATAAAAAACCCCGTTGCGATCGCCCCCATCTTTCTCCAGCCTGTTCATAGTAACTATTGAAAAGATAGGCATATTGGGGATGATGAGCTTGGTAATCTTTAAGGTTTTTTTGGAGGACAAAAGTTTCAAAGAACCAAGTGGTATGGGCGAGGTGCCATTTAGGGGGGCTCACGTAGGGCACAGGCTGAACAACCTGATCTTCTGGGGCGAGTGGCTCGGCCAGTTTAAGAGTGAGCGATCGCGTTTTTTGATAGTTTTCAAGGAGTGAAGCAAACATGGGCGATGTGATCATGCGGGTAAAGTAAAAGTAATTTTAGAAGAGGCGTTTACCAACCCCATGTGCCCACTCCTCCTTTAAAGGGGCCGACAATATCAGCGGTAATCCAACCGCCATAAAAATTACCCGCTTGGGGGGTGACTTTTTCTCCATTAACGTAGCAGGCATCCATTCCCTTGGCACTAAAGCCGTAGAAATTTTCAATGTCTTGGAAGGCCGGGGTCGGTTGAAAAAAGCGCCAGGCAGCAGCTTCAAGACGGCGATCGCCCACCACCACATCGTAGTATTCGTAGCGACCTTTCCATTCACAGATTCCCCGTTGGCGGTTGGGCACGAGGTACTGGCATTGGACGGCGGCGGCG from Picosynechococcus sp. PCC 7002 encodes:
- a CDS encoding diguanylate cyclase domain-containing protein, with product MKARTKLLWRSVALTLAYAGIGLSTSYLAQGLSLSFPFWPAASLAIAIVLAHGYRYLPAIALGSVLVDGVLSDWHLPLALTLAAGSTLQIALAAWCGRRISGVTPALRHPKEILPFLIVMGPVCSLLGSSVGAYAQYFFGEITASQIPFSAFTWWAGDVLGIIVFTPATLMFLPTMQYQWQGRRTKVLFPSLLLMIMAAIAYDQIYAFETQRIRLELQECAQNMAYQFEKNLTRHTEALQGVESFILSSETVTASEFRTFTRHSLERLPGLSALSWNPLVLDAERQAFEAQQRLDPLIPDDFQITERLPNGELIPAQKRPSYAVVQFIEPFNEKHRIVQGFDIQSDPQRAAAVINSMETGQAYATEPLTLLQDTNGQRSILVLLPVNSQGESVRGFAVGVYRLDNLLAEVFSVGTCAQQQNLRVALLYTTESGQTLNLDQLDPPNPTAHRKADLGEIATTETEPITVPIRYWGRTWQLQIQPTEALIWAKKSYTPQLVLTIALILLLFNESFLLLVTAEELAERRQAVINSYQASHDPLTDLLNRRAFFATLEQARSEANSGLASHVLLFCDLDHFKPVNDTVGHNAGDVLLRDIAHLLAQQVRAEDQVARVGGDEFALLLRNCTLENGLSIAEAIVSVLKNYTFTWQQEIFQITISIGLILLTSESAPLPSVDDLMAQADQACYRAKRSGRNQVCVG
- the egtD gene encoding L-histidine N(alpha)-methyltransferase — translated: MPSQNLTLNSFALDVHRGLSHYPKSLPCKYFYDAQGDALFQQIMTLDEYYLTRCEREIFLTQKQHILDLFYGDRQPFTLVELGAGDGSKTKILLDYFLSQAVDFIYAPVDISENILTHLTETIQADLPNLTIAPIQGDYFHTDFLDHDLSRRKILLFLGSTIGNLSDQETADFLQNITRNLDPGDLIMFGFDLMKDPQIILKAYDDSQGVTRAFNLNLLERINRELEGDFQLDHFQHCPIYHPLTGEAQSYLVSTCTQTVTLNKLSQSYIFEAWEAIHMETSRKYSRKQIKELAEQHHFRVLHTFSDQQKYYVNSVWQKLAD
- the egtB gene encoding ergothioneine biosynthesis protein EgtB, whose amino-acid sequence is MFASLLENYQKTRSLTLKLAEPLAPEDQVVQPVPYVSPPKWHLAHTTWFFETFVLQKNLKDYQAHHPQYAYLFNSYYEQAGERWGRSQRGFLSRPTVAEIIEYRHAVDQSLETLLLDIEAFDLPEQEQIYETITLGIHHEQQHQELLLYDLKYILGHNPLFPAYVTKSPLETQQTPHTSTSNPPQHYLEIPEGIYKIGHQGDSFYFDNERGRHQVFLHQYRILDRLITCGEYREFIESGGYQNPQYWLMEGWEWIQTENLTAPLYWHLDQSLEQQGWCHYTLHGYEALYWDAPVTHISFYEADAFARWAGKRLPTEFEWEVACNLSEPEIPQTANFLNSQQLHPQPRTQHSQQFYGDVWEWTSSPYCPYPYYEIPAGALGEYNGKFMVNQMVLRGGSCATLREHIRPTYRNFFHPQMRWQFSGLRLAEHC
- a CDS encoding DUF427 domain-containing protein, translating into MRPIPIQPEPHQESVWDYPRPARLEDTAKHLIVICNQITIAETTGGKRVLETSHPPSYYFPAAAVQCQYLVPNRQRGICEWKGRYEYYDVVVGDRRLEAAAWRFFQPTPAFQDIENFYGFSAKGMDACYVNGEKVTPQAGNFYGGWITADIVGPFKGGVGTWGW